A single window of Eisenibacter elegans DSM 3317 DNA harbors:
- the aroB gene encoding 3-dehydroquinate synthase yields MANNLLTISADGRPVYLHEDLTVLCQAFDWAAYSRCFVLVDTHTATHCYPFLREILPADHQLISVQAGELHKTLDTCQYIWQRLTAAKADRRALLLNLGGGVLGDMGGFCAATYKRGIAFVQMPTTLLSQVDASVGGKLGIDFDGLKNHIGLFAHPEAVLVSPLFLKTLPANELRSGFAEIIKHCLIADAAAWERLQAHTELGTLPWMELIAHSVRIKAEVVAQDPREQGLRKILNFGHTIGHALETQALHSPQPLLHGEAVAIGMWAEGFVSKQRGLLSEEAFGQVDQALRCWYPSQQLSEEGIRQALPLMLHDKKNSRQTIMATLLDGIGKAIYDQPLTIEEAQQALEAYVALGK; encoded by the coding sequence ATGGCAAATAACTTACTGACTATCTCCGCCGATGGGCGGCCTGTATATCTTCACGAAGACCTCACGGTGCTTTGCCAAGCCTTCGATTGGGCGGCATATTCGCGCTGTTTTGTATTGGTAGATACCCATACGGCGACGCACTGTTATCCGTTTTTGCGCGAGATATTGCCTGCTGATCATCAGCTTATTAGTGTGCAGGCCGGAGAGCTTCACAAAACCCTAGACACCTGCCAGTACATTTGGCAGCGCCTCACTGCCGCCAAAGCCGACCGACGGGCGTTGTTGCTCAACCTAGGCGGTGGGGTATTGGGCGATATGGGCGGATTTTGTGCAGCGACTTACAAGCGTGGTATTGCTTTTGTACAAATGCCTACGACCTTGCTCTCTCAGGTAGATGCGAGTGTGGGTGGTAAGCTAGGCATCGATTTCGATGGCCTCAAAAACCATATTGGTTTGTTTGCCCACCCGGAGGCGGTATTGGTGAGTCCATTATTTTTGAAAACCCTGCCGGCCAACGAGCTGCGTTCGGGTTTTGCCGAAATCATCAAACACTGCCTGATTGCAGATGCGGCTGCCTGGGAGCGACTTCAAGCCCACACCGAGCTCGGCACACTCCCTTGGATGGAATTGATTGCTCACTCGGTGCGTATCAAGGCCGAAGTAGTGGCCCAAGACCCCCGCGAACAAGGCCTGCGCAAGATACTCAACTTTGGGCATACCATAGGCCACGCGCTCGAAACGCAGGCGCTACACAGCCCGCAGCCATTGCTCCACGGCGAGGCCGTCGCGATTGGGATGTGGGCCGAAGGGTTTGTTTCCAAACAGCGCGGTCTGCTGTCTGAGGAGGCTTTTGGGCAAGTCGATCAGGCGCTTCGTTGCTGGTATCCATCCCAGCAGCTCAGCGAAGAGGGTATCCGCCAGGCGCTCCCGCTGATGCTCCACGACAAGAAAAACAGCCGCCAAACGATTATGGCCACCTTGCTCGATGGTATCGGCAAGGCCATCTATGACCAGCCGCTGACGATAGAAGAAGCCCAGCAGGCGCTAGAGGCTTATGTAGCTTTGGGCAAATAA
- a CDS encoding acyl-CoA dehydrogenase, with translation MAKQNISKRNLQFMMKEVFNAAEVTSHPRFEHIDAEAIDMILESTEQIADNVAAPIAVEMDHVQAELENDKVTVHAKVHEYTRLMGESGLIGVFAPLEMGGSQLPVTVNTASGLIMSAANNALTMFSGLTSGAANLIVSFGNKELQDTYLPKMFSGEWQGTMCLTEPQAGSSLHYITSVATPTGEPGKYKIKGQKIYISAGDYEGVENVVHLYLAKIEGGPAGAKGISLFVVPKYRPENGQLVDNDVKTAGIFHKMGQRGTPALHIQVGDEDNCYGWLVGEEHRGLPQMFQMMNEARIGVGVTGAAIASAAYYEALQYAHERPQGQRLDIKGQDPNAPQTLIINHADVKRMLLFQKAIVEGSISLILQGAKYADYELTTEGEEKERYQLLLDFLTPVIKTFPTEFGVESVSSSMQVFGGGGYCTDFPLERLYRDIRITTIYEGTTGIQSLALLGRNITMKNGKAAMAFFQEVTKDIQAAKTHNELKPFAEQLEKSAQELQKVTQHLVGFAMKGQVELFLKDATLYMELFGLVTVGWQWLKQGTVAKEALVTKNPQGDDLHFYESKIHTMKYYFAYVLPRTKGLIDPLMNAEALTVDAAQQALIM, from the coding sequence TTAGAAAGCACGGAGCAAATCGCCGACAATGTGGCTGCTCCTATTGCCGTAGAGATGGATCACGTTCAGGCCGAGCTTGAAAACGACAAAGTAACCGTACACGCCAAAGTACACGAATATACCCGCCTGATGGGCGAATCAGGCCTTATCGGCGTGTTTGCCCCCCTCGAAATGGGTGGCTCACAACTGCCCGTAACGGTCAATACCGCCTCAGGTTTGATTATGAGCGCAGCCAACAACGCCCTGACTATGTTCAGCGGCTTGACCAGCGGCGCAGCTAACCTTATTGTATCATTTGGCAACAAAGAACTACAAGATACCTACCTGCCCAAGATGTTTAGCGGTGAGTGGCAAGGTACAATGTGTTTGACCGAGCCTCAGGCCGGTAGCTCTCTACACTATATCACCTCTGTAGCAACACCTACAGGTGAGCCGGGCAAATACAAAATCAAAGGTCAAAAAATCTATATCTCTGCCGGCGATTATGAAGGTGTAGAAAACGTAGTACACCTATACCTAGCCAAAATCGAAGGCGGCCCCGCCGGAGCCAAAGGTATCTCACTATTTGTAGTCCCTAAATACCGCCCCGAAAATGGTCAGCTGGTAGACAATGACGTAAAAACTGCCGGTATCTTCCACAAAATGGGGCAGAGAGGTACTCCCGCCCTACACATTCAAGTAGGCGACGAAGATAACTGCTACGGCTGGCTAGTAGGTGAAGAACACAGAGGTCTGCCACAAATGTTCCAGATGATGAACGAAGCCCGCATCGGAGTAGGCGTTACTGGTGCTGCCATCGCCTCAGCTGCTTATTATGAGGCTTTGCAATATGCACACGAGCGCCCACAAGGTCAGCGCCTCGACATCAAAGGCCAAGACCCAAACGCCCCCCAAACACTGATCATCAACCACGCCGACGTGAAGCGTATGCTGCTTTTCCAAAAAGCCATCGTCGAAGGTTCTATCAGCTTGATTCTACAAGGAGCCAAATATGCTGACTACGAGCTGACCACCGAAGGCGAAGAGAAAGAGCGCTACCAACTCCTACTTGACTTCCTAACGCCAGTCATCAAAACTTTCCCCACAGAGTTTGGCGTGGAGTCTGTCAGCTCTAGTATGCAGGTGTTTGGTGGTGGTGGTTACTGCACCGACTTCCCGCTGGAGCGCCTATACCGCGATATCCGCATCACGACTATCTACGAAGGCACTACCGGCATCCAGTCGCTCGCCCTACTAGGCCGTAACATCACCATGAAAAACGGTAAAGCCGCAATGGCCTTCTTCCAAGAAGTAACTAAGGACATCCAAGCAGCCAAAACCCACAACGAGCTGAAGCCTTTTGCAGAGCAACTAGAAAAATCTGCTCAAGAGCTCCAAAAAGTTACGCAACACCTCGTAGGCTTTGCGATGAAAGGCCAAGTAGAGCTATTCTTGAAAGATGCCACACTTTATATGGAGCTTTTCGGACTCGTAACCGTAGGCTGGCAGTGGCTCAAGCAAGGTACAGTAGCCAAAGAAGCGCTCGTAACCAAGAACCCTCAAGGCGACGACTTGCACTTCTATGAGAGCAAAATCCACACGATGAAATACTACTTTGCATATGTGTTGCCTCGCACCAAAGGGCTTATCGACCCCTTGATGAATGCCGAAGCGCTTACCGTCGATGCCGCCCAGCAAGCATTGATTATGTAA
- a CDS encoding methylated-DNA--[protein]-cysteine S-methyltransferase — MEQLHISTPLGWMLAQADDTSLLALRFDEPQTPPLAPHTVSNPVLQLLAQELEAYFAHRLTRFTVPLAGGEGTPLQIRVWGALQEIPYGQTCTYAELAAALGKPKAVRPVAAANGQNPWLVIVPCHRVIGSQGQLIGYAGELWRKEYLLHLEQGGIQTQLF; from the coding sequence ATGGAACAACTGCATATCTCTACTCCGCTTGGCTGGATGCTGGCTCAGGCTGATGATACAAGCCTCTTAGCCCTTAGATTTGACGAGCCCCAAACGCCACCATTAGCGCCGCATACAGTTTCAAACCCTGTGTTGCAGCTATTGGCACAGGAGCTGGAAGCTTATTTTGCCCACCGGCTTACGCGCTTTACCGTGCCGCTGGCAGGAGGAGAAGGTACTCCGCTACAAATCCGTGTATGGGGCGCACTTCAAGAAATTCCCTATGGGCAAACCTGTACCTATGCCGAGCTAGCCGCCGCCCTAGGCAAGCCCAAGGCTGTACGCCCGGTGGCCGCTGCCAACGGACAAAACCCTTGGTTGGTGATTGTCCCCTGCCATCGTGTAATCGGTAGCCAAGGTCAACTCATTGGTTATGCCGGCGAGCTTTGGCGCAAAGAATACCTCCTCCATCTCGAACAAGGAGGCATACAGACACAGCTGTTTTGA